One window of the Melanotaenia boesemani isolate fMelBoe1 chromosome 14, fMelBoe1.pri, whole genome shotgun sequence genome contains the following:
- the LOC121652647 gene encoding zinc finger protein OZF-like, producing the protein MYSVQHLREFITERLNAAAKEIFTELEKTIVQYEEEIDRQRRLLDIIWKPQRNSHTTEAPHQYVFKEDETVQDDQQLCDQKLNSNLDQEQPESARVKEEQEELLINQGGELFLKDETDDFSVTSAHGENDCDYQKSSNRDYIPSYTSPVDEHSHLDGSTVEDSGPTRYADRKPENNCQTKTNHVGESSLSESHCNTDHSAEKQCLFNTCGKRFLNPSSLRRYKTVHKKQYSCKTCGKTFMDKTKLTVHARTHTGERPYLCQTCGKCFSSKSNFLRHMRIHTGEKPYSCQKCGKCFSHNSDFLRHMRIHTGEKPYSCKTCGKCFSQSSSLLRHMRIHLGEKSYSCKTCGKCFSQSSSLLRHMRIHLGEKSYSCQICGKSFSHNAAFLCHMKIHTGYKSYSCQTWQMFQS; encoded by the coding sequence ATGTATTCGGTTCAGCATCTGAGGGAGTTTATCACGGAGCGACTAAATGCTGCAGCtaaagaaatattcacagagttGGAAAAAACTATCGTCCAGTACGAGGAAGAGATCGATCGTCAGCGCAGACTGCTGGACATCATctggaaaccacaaagaaattCCCACACAACAGAGGCTCCTCATCAATATGTCTTCAAGGAGGATGAAACTGTTCAAGATGACCAGCAGCTCTGCGACCAGAAGCTGAACTCAAACCTGGATCAGGAGCAACCAGAGTCTGCACGTGTTaaagaggaacaggaggaaCTCCTTATCAACCAGGGAGGAGAGCTTTTTCTGAAGGATGAAACTGATGACTTTTCAGTTACTTCTGCTCATGGGGAAAATGACTGCGATTATCAAAAATCATCGAACAGGGACTATATTCCCTCTTACACCTCTCCTGTAGACGAACATTCGCATTTAGATGGAAGCACAGTTGAAGACTCAGGACCAACCAGATATGCAGATAGGAAACCAGAAAATAATTGTCAAACGAAGACAAATCATGTAGGAGAGTCATCTCTGTCAGAGAGTCATTGTAATACTGACCACTCTGCTGAGAAGCAGTGTTTGTTTAACACTTGTGGAAAAAGGTTTCTCAACCCATCATCTCTTAGAAGATATAAAACAGTCCATAAGAAACAATATTCCTGTAAAACGTGTGGGAAAACATTTATGGACAAAACTAAGCTCACTGTTCATGCGAGAactcacacaggtgagaggccATACTTATGTCAaacttgtggaaaatgtttcagtagTAAGTCTAATTTTTTGcgccacatgagaattcacacaggtgagaaaccATATTCTTGTCAAAAATGTGGCAAATGTTTCAGTCATAACTCCGATTTTTTGcgccacatgagaattcacacaggtgagaagccataTTCTTGTaagacatgtggaaaatgtttcagtcaaagcTCTTCATTGTTGcgccacatgagaattcacCTAGGTGAGAAGTCATATTCTTGTaagacatgtggaaaatgtttcagtcaaagcTCTTCATTGTTGcgccacatgagaattcacCTAGGTGAGAAGTCATATTCTTGTCAAATATGTGGCAAAAGTTTCAGTCATAACGCTGCTTTTTTGTGCCACATGAAAATTCATACAGGTTACAAGTCATATTCATGTCAAACATGGCAAATGTTTCAGTCATAA
- the LOC121653343 gene encoding interferon-induced protein 44-like isoform X1: MSTLNSKLTRSQQKTICSQLGTVRLKLLYKASIHGFTGAAFHQQCDNNYPTVSVGYNSSGYVFGGYTRQAFNQSGQFVNDDQAFLFSLSGENIHKYPVTSAPYAVKMISNSGPHFGEALVLVHGSKQVVYSNPGNYYNFTAAEMHGNDLNLTECEVYQVEQTTELEKPWRTVIWETEKKKDLMESIMTYKPTISSVAQARVLLIGPVGAGKSSFFNSINSVFRGHVTSQAISGCSTTSLTTQFRTYSLKAGRQGKPLPIILCDTMGLEESKGAGLDIDDISNILKGHLPDCYQFNPSAALHSDAHGYRRSPTLKDKIHCVVYVIDACKISIMSTKLEEKLDAIRRKVNVMGIPQLVLLTKVDEACPLVGEDVTNIYRSGYIKDIMQEVSARLGVPLSCIVPVKNYSEELELDINCDILLLSAVIQMFRFVDNYFDEINDRLSNIETKE, encoded by the exons ATGTCTACTCTGAATTCCAAGCTAACCAGGAGTCAGCAGAAAACAATCTGCTCTCAGCTGGGAACTGTCAGATTGAAGCTTCTGTATAAGGCCAGCATCCATGGTTTCACTGGTGCTGCCTTCCACCAACAGTGTGACAACAACTACCCCACTGTGTCTGTGGGCTACAACTCCTCTGGTTATGTGTTTGGAGGCTACACCAGACAAGCTTTTAATCAGTCTGGACAGTTTGTGAATGACGACCAggcttttcttttctccctcaGTGGAGAAAATATCCACAAATATCCAGTCACCAGTGCTCCATATGCTGTCAAAATGATCAGCAACTCAGGCCCTCACTTTGGAGAAGCATTGGTTCTTGTCCATGGAAGCAAACAAGTGGTCTACAGCAATCCAGGAAATTATTATAACTTTACTGCTGCAGAAATGCATGGAAATGATCTGAATCTGACAGAGTGTGAAGTCTACCAGGTGGAAC AAACCACCGAACTTGAGAAGCCATGGAGGACTGTAATCTGGGAAACTGA GAAGAAGAAGGATCTGATGGAGAGCATCATGACCTACAAGCCCACCATCAGTTCTGTGGCACAGGCTCGAGTTTTACTCATTGGACCAGTTGGAGCTGGAAAGTCCAGCTTCTTCAACTCCATCAACTCTGTGTTCAGAGGCCACGTCACCAGCCAGGCCATATCTGGATGCTCCACCACCAGCCTCACCACACAG TTTCGCACCTACTCTTTGAAAGCTGGACGGCAAGGCAAACCTCTGCCCATCATCTTGTGTGATACCATGGGTCTGGAGGAAAGTAAGGGGGCGGGGCTTGATATAGATGACATCAGTAATATTCTTAAAGGTCACCTGCCTGATTGTTACCag TTCAACCCCTCTGCTGCTCTGCATTCGGACGCTCATGGTTACCGCAGGTCTCCAACTCTCAAAGACAAGATCCACTGTGTAGTTTATGTCATAGATGCTTGCAAGATCTCCATCATGTCTACAAAGCTGGAAGAAAAGCTGGATGCTATTCGAAGAAAGGTCAACGTGATGG GAATCCCTCAGCTGGTTCTGCTCACTAAAGTAGACGAAGCCTGTCCTTTGGTGGGAGAAGATGTGACAAACATCTACAGGAGTGGCTACATTAAGGACATA ATGCAAGAGGTCAGTGCTCGGCTCGGTGTGCCATTGTCTTGCATTGTTCCAGTGAAGAACTACAGCGAAGAACTGGAGCTGGACATCAACTGTGACATCTTGCTGCTCAGTGCTGTCATCCAGATGTTTCGATTTGTTGATAATTACTTTGATGAAATAAATGACAGACTGAGCAACATTGAAACCAAAGAGTAG